A window of the Virgibacillus pantothenticus genome harbors these coding sequences:
- a CDS encoding hydroxymethylglutaryl-CoA reductase, degradative, whose protein sequence is MQTSRIPGFYKQTVKKRRELLKDVEAFTEETFDIISSKEPLPLDTADKMIENVIGTFPLPLGAGLNFLINGKEYVVPMVIEEPSVVASASHIAKIVRQAGGFTTEATERVMIGQIQVVGCADFQEAKATLLEAQAALIEQANASYPSIVKRGGGAKEIDVRILNEAAGSSYQQMLILHLYINTCDAMGANIINTMVESLAPTVEELTGGKVYLRILSNLADRCLARATCTIPSHLLETGDFSGEEVRDGVIHAYEFAASDAYRAVTHNKGIMNGIDPIVIATGNDWRAVEAGAHAYAARDGQYTSMTTWSVDAEGNLVGELELPMSVGIVGGSINVHPMAKAALSLLNVASAQELAQVIVAVGLAQNLGALKALATDGIQKGHMALHSRSVAIAAGATGELIDIVSKKLVEINEIRVGKAKELVEEYTK, encoded by the coding sequence ATGCAGACTTCCAGAATTCCTGGTTTTTATAAGCAAACAGTAAAAAAGCGAAGAGAATTGCTAAAGGATGTGGAGGCGTTTACGGAAGAAACTTTTGATATTATTTCTTCTAAAGAGCCTCTACCGCTTGATACAGCTGATAAAATGATAGAAAATGTAATTGGAACTTTTCCTCTTCCCTTAGGAGCAGGATTGAACTTTCTCATAAATGGGAAAGAATATGTAGTACCAATGGTCATTGAAGAGCCTTCTGTGGTAGCTTCTGCTAGTCATATCGCTAAAATTGTGCGTCAAGCAGGAGGATTTACTACAGAAGCAACTGAAAGAGTCATGATTGGACAAATTCAAGTAGTTGGTTGTGCTGACTTTCAAGAAGCAAAAGCTACTTTGCTTGAGGCACAAGCTGCATTAATTGAACAAGCCAATGCCTCCTATCCAAGCATTGTCAAACGTGGCGGAGGGGCGAAGGAAATAGATGTTCGAATTTTAAATGAAGCTGCTGGTTCGAGCTATCAGCAAATGCTAATTCTTCATTTATACATTAATACATGTGATGCTATGGGTGCGAATATTATTAATACGATGGTCGAATCTCTCGCTCCAACGGTAGAGGAGCTGACCGGTGGAAAAGTTTATTTGCGTATATTGTCGAATTTAGCTGATCGATGTCTAGCTCGTGCGACTTGTACGATTCCTTCACATTTACTGGAAACAGGGGATTTCTCTGGTGAAGAGGTAAGAGATGGCGTTATCCACGCATATGAATTTGCTGCTTCTGATGCGTATCGTGCAGTTACGCATAATAAAGGGATTATGAATGGAATTGATCCGATTGTAATTGCAACGGGAAATGATTGGCGTGCAGTTGAAGCTGGTGCTCATGCCTATGCAGCCCGAGATGGGCAATACACATCAATGACGACTTGGTCTGTTGATGCAGAAGGGAACCTCGTTGGCGAATTGGAGTTACCGATGTCGGTAGGGATCGTTGGAGGTTCCATTAATGTTCATCCAATGGCGAAAGCCGCGCTCAGCTTATTAAATGTAGCATCTGCCCAAGAATTGGCACAGGTGATTGTTGCTGTCGGTCTCGCGCAAAATTTAGGTGCATTAAAAGCATTAGCTACCGATGGTATACAAAAAGGTCATATGGCCTTACATTCTCGTTCTGTTGCTATAGCAGCAGGAGCTACTGGGGAGTTGATTGATATCGTGTCAAAAAAATTAGTAGAAATAAACGAAATCCGTGTAGGAAAAGCTAAAGAATTGGTGGAAGAGTATACAAAATGA
- the surE gene encoding 5'/3'-nucleotidase SurE: MNILITNEDGIFSPGMKALAELLSHFGNVTVICPETEKSAYSYKITSRQPLKLKKVDFSFPAETYAVNGSPADCVKLGVDVLEGKKPDIVFSGINIGPNVGRDLYSSGIIAAAQEAMVYQIPFISVSLETFDTRKIKFDIVKQLFYQVVDVIIQNKIPKNLMLNVNLPYTSKELCKGVRAVPMDLSVSRYNFTGLNDPHGHIYYWLKDNYQEWEVNEGTDYDLLRRGFITISPIELVHTKKRRIDQLTRWFQYHK; this comes from the coding sequence TTGAACATATTAATTACTAATGAGGACGGTATTTTTTCACCGGGGATGAAGGCGCTGGCGGAGTTACTTTCCCATTTTGGCAATGTGACGGTCATTTGTCCTGAAACAGAAAAGAGTGCTTATAGTTACAAAATAACATCACGTCAACCATTAAAACTAAAGAAAGTAGATTTTTCTTTTCCTGCAGAAACATATGCAGTCAATGGTTCTCCAGCAGATTGTGTGAAGCTAGGGGTAGACGTTCTGGAAGGGAAAAAGCCGGATATTGTATTTTCTGGTATTAATATTGGTCCGAATGTAGGTAGGGATTTATATTCTTCTGGAATCATCGCTGCTGCACAAGAAGCAATGGTGTACCAAATTCCGTTTATTTCTGTATCGTTGGAGACGTTCGATACCAGGAAAATAAAATTCGACATTGTTAAACAATTATTCTATCAAGTTGTTGATGTTATTATTCAAAATAAGATCCCTAAAAATTTGATGCTTAATGTGAATCTACCCTATACATCGAAAGAGCTATGTAAAGGAGTACGCGCTGTTCCAATGGATCTATCCGTATCGCGGTATAACTTTACTGGGTTAAACGATCCCCACGGTCATATTTATTACTGGTTAAAGGATAATTACCAGGAGTGGGAGGTTAACGAAGGAACCGATTACGATTTATTAAGAAGGGGATTTATCACGATTTCTCCAATCGAATTAGTACATACGAAGAAACGAAGAATTGATCAACTCACGCGCTGGTTCCAATATCATAAATAA
- the rocF gene encoding arginase: protein MKSNISIIGVPMDLGQSRRGVDMGPSAMRYAGAVERLEALGYKLHDHGDISITRPDKYETGQAYKLKNLLQVVEANEILAMIIDQAVEKGNFPLVFGGDHSIAIGSLAGIAKHYDQLGVIWYDAHGDLNTEETSPSGNIHGMPLAVSLGLGHEKLTSIAGYTPKVKSENIVIIGARSLDPGEKELIRRKGIQVFTMHEVDRLGMAIVIERAISYLKPRTDGVHLSVDLDGLDPSEAPGVGTPVIGGMTYRESHLAMEMLAETGMITSAEFVEVNPILDEKNKTATLAVGLMGSLFGEKLK from the coding sequence ATGAAATCAAATATATCAATTATTGGGGTTCCAATGGATTTAGGGCAGAGTAGACGTGGTGTTGACATGGGGCCAAGCGCTATGCGTTATGCGGGCGCTGTGGAGAGGTTGGAGGCGTTAGGATACAAGCTACATGACCATGGTGATATATCCATTACGCGCCCAGATAAGTATGAAACAGGACAAGCTTACAAACTAAAGAACTTGCTTCAAGTTGTTGAGGCTAACGAGATACTGGCAATGATAATTGATCAAGCAGTAGAAAAGGGGAATTTTCCGTTAGTTTTTGGTGGGGACCATAGTATTGCTATCGGAAGCTTGGCGGGGATTGCCAAGCATTATGACCAACTCGGAGTCATTTGGTATGATGCGCATGGGGATTTAAATACCGAAGAGACATCCCCTTCTGGTAACATCCACGGAATGCCGCTTGCGGTTAGCTTAGGATTAGGTCATGAAAAGTTAACTTCTATTGCCGGATATACGCCTAAGGTGAAATCGGAAAATATCGTAATTATTGGGGCGCGCTCCCTTGACCCGGGAGAGAAGGAGTTAATAAGACGTAAAGGAATTCAAGTATTTACCATGCATGAAGTGGACCGTTTAGGCATGGCAATCGTCATAGAGAGAGCGATTTCTTATTTAAAGCCTCGTACAGATGGGGTGCATTTAAGTGTAGATTTAGATGGGCTTGATCCTTCAGAGGCACCAGGTGTAGGCACGCCAGTTATAGGTGGCATGACTTATCGGGAAAGTCATTTAGCCATGGAGATGCTAGCTGAAACGGGGATGATTACGTCAGCTGAGTTTGTCGAAGTAAACCCTATACTTGATGAAAAAAATAAAACAGCTACACTTGCAGTAGGTTTAATGGGATCATTATTTGGAGAAAAATTAAAGTGA
- a CDS encoding CdaR family protein codes for MDNWFRSKWFVRVVSLAFAVFFYIFVAVDQNSLPNNDDSTFPSGEETKNVETLDEVPVRIDINNEKYVVSGVPEYVSVKLEGSAAILQPTIRNRNFDVWVDLKGLGAGEHTVEIQHNISNKLDAYIEPKRVDVVIEEKATKEFQVNVDFLNTDKMVEGYELGDYEVSPQTVTITSAKSVIDRIGIVKAYVDVSGLDKSIDNREVPVNVYDNQGNELKVNVEPKNVVVSVNINNSSKKVPVSVETTGEPPEGYALAGISANVEEVEVFAKNSILRDLDQVSTEAIDLSKLKESSTVETSLALPDGVTVLNGESIKVKVEIEQTKASDTKANGTKESDTKTNETKTITGIPIEIEGLEDGLEAVITDPSSPEVDLTASGEQGAVAKLKKNDFRAFIDAGGLEPGTHKVSVRVESPDGLSVEPEFEQASIEISEKT; via the coding sequence ATGGATAATTGGTTTCGAAGTAAATGGTTTGTCCGTGTCGTTTCCTTAGCTTTTGCCGTTTTCTTCTATATTTTTGTCGCTGTGGATCAAAATAGTTTACCAAATAATGATGATTCCACCTTTCCATCTGGAGAAGAGACGAAAAATGTAGAAACATTGGATGAAGTACCAGTTAGAATAGATATTAATAATGAGAAATATGTGGTTAGTGGCGTTCCAGAGTATGTTTCTGTGAAGTTAGAAGGCTCAGCAGCTATTTTGCAACCGACCATTCGCAATCGAAATTTTGATGTGTGGGTCGACTTAAAAGGGTTAGGAGCCGGCGAGCATACAGTAGAAATACAACATAATATTTCTAATAAGCTAGATGCCTATATAGAGCCGAAGCGTGTAGACGTTGTAATTGAAGAAAAGGCAACAAAAGAATTTCAAGTAAACGTTGACTTTTTAAATACAGATAAAATGGTAGAAGGATATGAGCTTGGGGACTATGAAGTAAGCCCCCAAACGGTAACCATAACTAGCGCTAAGAGTGTCATTGACCGAATAGGTATTGTGAAAGCTTATGTCGATGTGAGCGGGTTAGATAAATCCATTGATAATCGAGAAGTTCCTGTGAATGTCTACGATAACCAAGGGAATGAATTAAAAGTGAATGTGGAGCCAAAAAATGTAGTCGTTTCTGTAAATATTAATAATTCGAGTAAAAAAGTACCAGTCAGCGTTGAAACAACGGGTGAACCGCCAGAAGGGTATGCATTAGCTGGAATTTCTGCTAATGTAGAGGAAGTGGAAGTGTTTGCGAAAAATAGCATTCTTCGGGATTTGGATCAGGTTTCTACAGAAGCAATTGACTTGAGTAAGTTAAAAGAGTCAAGCACTGTGGAAACAAGCCTAGCGTTACCAGACGGTGTAACGGTTTTAAATGGAGAAAGTATTAAAGTTAAAGTTGAGATAGAACAGACAAAAGCGAGTGACACAAAGGCTAACGGTACAAAGGAAAGTGATACAAAAACGAATGAAACAAAAACGATTACAGGAATTCCAATTGAAATAGAAGGGTTAGAGGATGGGTTGGAAGCGGTCATTACAGATCCATCTAGTCCAGAAGTAGATTTAACAGCTTCGGGTGAACAGGGAGCTGTAGCCAAATTAAAAAAGAATGACTTTAGAGCTTTTATCGATGCAGGAGGTTTAGAGCCAGGTACGCATAAAGTATCAGTGAGAGTAGAATCGCCGGATGGTTTATCTGTAGAACCTGAATTTGAACAAGCTTCCATAGAAATTAGCGAAAAAACATAA
- the mvk gene encoding mevalonate kinase: protein MSAEKVTTTEKTAIGVAYSKLILIGEHAVVHGQPAIAIPFPLVGVETVIEHLPGPVKIDTTFYHGSIAEAPKSLEGIVKCVEETLDYLNIPCQDMLIRITSSIPPGKGLGSSASVAISVVRSLFAYFDETYTDEELLRLANIAETFAHGAPSGIDTLTITSQSPVWYEKEHPINFIKLSEDFHFVVADSGRVGDTRLAVESVANLLKKAPKRIQRKLERIGKLTHDAKQALEKKGKHILGHMLNEAQKELEALGVSDTGLNRLIDFARQEGALGAKLTGGGNGGCIIALAQNEVHSRQLAEKLRKFGAHAVWPFVLKESKDQ, encoded by the coding sequence ATGAGTGCAGAAAAAGTAACAACAACAGAAAAAACAGCTATCGGAGTAGCTTATAGTAAACTAATTTTAATTGGAGAGCACGCGGTTGTACACGGACAGCCTGCTATTGCTATTCCATTTCCATTGGTGGGCGTAGAGACAGTCATTGAACATCTGCCGGGACCAGTTAAGATCGACACAACTTTCTATCACGGCTCCATTGCCGAGGCGCCAAAATCATTAGAAGGCATTGTGAAATGCGTTGAAGAAACATTGGACTATTTAAATATACCATGTCAGGATATGCTTATACGTATTACATCGTCAATCCCACCTGGTAAGGGATTAGGTTCCAGTGCCTCTGTAGCTATATCTGTCGTCCGTTCGCTATTTGCATATTTTGATGAAACTTATACAGATGAAGAGTTACTGCGATTAGCTAATATAGCAGAGACGTTTGCACATGGAGCTCCATCAGGGATTGATACGTTGACTATTACATCGCAATCTCCTGTATGGTATGAGAAGGAGCATCCAATAAATTTTATTAAACTAAGTGAAGATTTTCATTTCGTTGTAGCAGATTCTGGTCGCGTTGGAGATACACGTTTGGCAGTTGAATCGGTTGCGAATTTATTAAAAAAAGCTCCAAAGCGAATTCAACGTAAACTGGAACGAATTGGTAAACTAACTCATGATGCGAAACAGGCCCTAGAGAAAAAAGGAAAGCATATTTTGGGGCATATGTTAAATGAAGCGCAGAAGGAATTAGAAGCCTTAGGTGTCAGTGACACCGGATTGAATCGATTGATTGACTTTGCTAGACAAGAGGGCGCACTTGGCGCTAAATTGACAGGCGGGGGGAACGGTGGCTGTATTATTGCCCTTGCCCAAAATGAGGTTCATTCCAGACAACTAGCGGAAAAGTTAAGAAAATTTGGCGCACATGCAGTATGGCCGTTTGTATTAAAAGAGAGTAAGGATCAATAA
- a CDS encoding aspartyl-phosphate phosphatase Spo0E family protein, giving the protein MSNSILLERIENGREEMISLSNSHALTSEAVINSSVELDALILEYLTNNNLKK; this is encoded by the coding sequence GTGAGTAATTCTATATTATTAGAAAGAATTGAAAATGGCAGAGAGGAAATGATCTCTCTTAGCAACTCGCATGCATTGACCTCTGAAGCAGTAATTAACTCAAGTGTTGAATTAGATGCACTAATCTTAGAATATTTAACCAACAACAACCTTAAAAAATAA
- the cdaA gene encoding diadenylate cyclase CdaA, protein MLDGGFDLIQLLRIGVDITLVWYVLYKLIMLIRGTKAIQLLKGIAVVLAVWLLSIVLDLQTVRWITSQVMNWGLIVIIILFQPELRRALEQLGRGNIFGRSARSEEEIMENNIDAIIQSCNYMAKRRIGALITIERETGIGDYAETGIPINGQLTHQLLTNIFTPNTPLHDGAVILKGDQIIAAACYLPLSESPFISKELGTRHRAAMGISEVTDALTIVVSEETGDISCTKNGELHRELSQEGLRDLLHKNLSLSLKAPEKKSKKWRGNKNG, encoded by the coding sequence ATGCTTGATGGGGGATTTGACCTAATACAGCTCCTTAGGATAGGCGTAGATATTACTCTCGTCTGGTATGTTTTATATAAATTAATCATGCTGATAAGAGGCACAAAGGCTATTCAACTTCTAAAAGGAATTGCAGTCGTGCTAGCTGTATGGTTGTTAAGTATTGTTTTAGATTTACAAACGGTGCGATGGATTACAAGCCAGGTGATGAACTGGGGTCTTATCGTTATTATTATATTATTCCAGCCAGAGTTGCGTAGAGCCTTGGAGCAATTAGGACGAGGTAATATTTTTGGCCGTAGTGCACGATCGGAAGAGGAAATCATGGAAAATAATATTGATGCGATTATTCAATCCTGTAATTATATGGCTAAACGTCGGATTGGAGCCCTCATCACAATAGAAAGGGAAACCGGGATAGGTGATTATGCTGAAACGGGTATTCCAATTAATGGTCAACTAACACATCAACTTTTAACAAATATATTTACACCTAATACACCGCTACATGACGGTGCAGTGATTTTGAAAGGTGACCAGATTATTGCTGCAGCCTGTTACTTACCTCTGTCAGAGAGTCCCTTTATATCCAAGGAATTAGGAACAAGGCACCGCGCAGCAATGGGAATTAGTGAAGTGACGGACGCCCTAACCATTGTCGTATCAGAAGAAACTGGTGATATATCTTGTACGAAAAACGGTGAACTACATAGAGAGCTTAGCCAGGAAGGCTTAAGAGATCTATTACACAAGAACCTATCATTAAGTTTAAAAGCCCCTGAAAAAAAGTCAAAAAAATGGAGGGGAAACAAAAATGGATAA
- the rsiW gene encoding anti-sigma-W factor RsiW: MNCNKEAVELMHYYLDGDITKEQEQALSCHLENCEACQKHFHELKRTITLIQSTEQIKAPANFTANVMGNLPTERKRYKYRRWFKAHPILTAAAIFFIFMFSGMFSLWNQDNQLSVSKQENLIIKGDTVIVPADETVKGDLVVKNGDLIINGTIDGNVTIINGELIEEPIEGEGLMASVGEINGEIKHVDQMFEWIWYSLKELFQSIFSF; encoded by the coding sequence TTGAATTGTAATAAAGAAGCAGTAGAATTGATGCATTATTATTTAGATGGAGATATTACAAAAGAACAGGAGCAAGCGCTAAGTTGCCATTTGGAAAATTGTGAAGCGTGTCAAAAACATTTTCATGAGTTGAAACGAACAATAACACTTATACAAAGCACCGAACAAATAAAAGCTCCTGCTAATTTTACAGCAAATGTTATGGGGAATCTTCCTACCGAACGGAAGCGATATAAATATAGAAGATGGTTTAAAGCCCATCCAATTTTAACTGCCGCAGCGATATTTTTTATTTTTATGTTTAGCGGTATGTTTTCGTTGTGGAATCAAGACAATCAATTGAGTGTATCAAAGCAGGAAAACCTGATTATTAAAGGAGATACAGTCATTGTCCCTGCAGACGAAACTGTCAAAGGGGATTTAGTCGTTAAAAATGGTGATCTGATTATTAACGGTACGATAGACGGGAATGTCACTATTATTAATGGAGAACTCATTGAAGAACCTATTGAGGGTGAAGGTTTGATGGCCTCCGTTGGGGAAATAAATGGAGAAATAAAGCATGTGGACCAAATGTTTGAATGGATATGGTACTCCCTAAAGGAACTATTCCAGAGTATTTTTTCATTTTAA
- a CDS encoding phosphomevalonate kinase, producing MSQSTMNIKVPGKLMVAGEFAVLQPYQHLVVMAVDRFVYANIKDSTNNSLHLLDFKLENIGWEYKADKVELFSTDPRTAFVQAAMTTALQYLREQQYAVTPFQLAIKSELDDESGVKYGLGSSAAVSTSVIAAILNKFMPETPEAKLIYQLASIAHVVTQGNGSGADVAASSFGGFLNYSSFQAEWLREAYKKSHSLTELTRKDWVYASLDPITLPNSVHVCIGWTGKPASTKKLVDQILQLKITSPEKFASFISHSEQAVKKVLQGMKQNNLELLLQGIKDNRHALATVGEDANVAIETPLLTTLCDLAEEFGGAGKPSGAGGGDCGIAFMSSKEAAEALMEAWEKAGIKPLALQPHPHGAMVSEAKDM from the coding sequence TTGTCACAATCAACCATGAATATTAAAGTGCCCGGAAAATTAATGGTCGCGGGAGAGTTTGCTGTACTACAGCCGTATCAACATTTAGTTGTTATGGCTGTAGATCGTTTTGTTTATGCAAACATTAAAGATAGTACAAATAATAGCTTGCATTTATTGGATTTCAAACTAGAAAATATCGGCTGGGAATATAAAGCGGATAAAGTGGAACTCTTTTCTACTGATCCAAGAACTGCATTTGTCCAAGCGGCGATGACAACTGCACTGCAGTACTTAAGAGAACAGCAGTATGCAGTAACACCTTTTCAATTAGCCATTAAAAGCGAGCTTGATGATGAATCTGGTGTAAAGTATGGTTTAGGATCGAGTGCAGCTGTATCGACATCCGTTATTGCTGCCATTTTAAATAAGTTTATGCCCGAGACACCAGAAGCAAAGCTAATTTATCAGTTGGCTTCTATCGCCCATGTAGTGACACAAGGAAATGGATCTGGAGCAGACGTGGCGGCGTCATCTTTTGGTGGCTTTCTTAATTATTCTTCTTTTCAAGCAGAATGGCTCCGTGAAGCATACAAAAAGTCACATTCATTAACCGAACTCACCCGCAAGGATTGGGTTTATGCTTCTTTGGATCCTATAACATTACCGAATTCTGTTCATGTTTGTATCGGTTGGACAGGAAAACCAGCATCTACTAAAAAACTTGTCGATCAAATCCTGCAACTAAAAATAACCAGTCCTGAGAAGTTTGCGAGTTTTATTTCCCATAGTGAACAAGCAGTTAAGAAAGTGTTGCAAGGAATGAAGCAAAACAATCTGGAATTATTGCTACAAGGTATTAAAGACAATCGACACGCACTAGCAACTGTTGGCGAGGATGCAAATGTTGCTATTGAAACGCCATTATTAACGACGCTATGTGATTTGGCGGAGGAATTTGGTGGTGCGGGAAAACCATCAGGAGCTGGCGGGGGAGATTGTGGTATCGCTTTTATGAGCTCCAAAGAAGCAGCAGAAGCATTAATGGAAGCTTGGGAAAAAGCTGGAATAAAACCACTTGCATTACAACCTCATCCGCATGGAGCAATGGTTAGTGAAGCCAAAGATATGTAA
- a CDS encoding DUF2785 domain-containing protein, producing MHTYINGMQEFLNKDTYKFRAEQLDILIEFMLHNIGNTNPEIRDHLIYNSFVKLILEDHLTVQQMEYLIETCLSKQYLFLNIEDGTKRDSVFTRTFSALVLAVILHKDATDRRLSAELVSRVIQASIKYLLSERDYRGYIQGKGWAHSVAHGSDLLANGILHPVFDKNDITACLRAVRECIWVEYAYIDDEDERLIQVIEALIEQGMKDMELRDWVESLQTEHKNAHTKYRIEWNVKRFNYSLYMALSKHKGFSVSRQAISDQYLYDQ from the coding sequence ATGCATACATATATTAATGGTATGCAGGAATTTTTGAATAAAGATACTTATAAATTCCGAGCTGAGCAATTAGATATTCTAATCGAATTTATGCTTCATAATATCGGGAACACGAATCCTGAAATAAGGGATCACCTTATTTACAATAGTTTTGTTAAGCTAATATTGGAAGATCACTTAACTGTACAACAAATGGAATATCTTATAGAGACGTGTTTGAGTAAACAGTATCTATTTTTAAATATAGAGGATGGGACAAAGAGAGATAGCGTGTTTACTCGAACGTTTTCAGCACTAGTTTTAGCTGTTATCTTGCATAAGGACGCAACGGATAGAAGACTTTCCGCTGAATTAGTATCTCGAGTAATTCAAGCGAGTATAAAATATTTACTTTCAGAACGTGACTATCGTGGTTATATTCAAGGAAAAGGATGGGCGCATAGTGTTGCACATGGTAGTGATCTGTTAGCTAATGGAATATTACATCCTGTATTTGATAAAAATGATATTACAGCATGTCTTCGTGCAGTAAGAGAGTGCATTTGGGTTGAGTATGCTTATATTGACGATGAAGATGAGCGGTTGATTCAAGTTATTGAAGCTCTCATCGAGCAAGGTATGAAGGATATGGAATTACGTGATTGGGTGGAAAGCTTGCAAACAGAACACAAAAATGCACATACAAAATATCGTATAGAGTGGAATGTCAAACGATTTAATTATTCCTTATATATGGCATTGTCAAAGCATAAAGGCTTTTCAGTGTCTCGACAAGCGATTTCAGATCAATATCTATATGACCAATAA
- the mvaD gene encoding diphosphomevalonate decarboxylase, with the protein MRATAKAHTNIALIKYWGKRNEAIILPTNNSLSLTLDGYYTTTTVEFDNSLSKDQFMLDEQTVFGEQYDRVTSFLDIIRQMAGKQVYAQVTSINEVPTAAGFASSASGFAALAAAGSKAIGLHLSDQELSRLTRRGSGSACRSIYGGFAEWEMGMREDGTDSYAVPIAPADYWDIRVAAVVLSATKKSVSSREGMRRTVETSAFFQGWLDSVAHDLAEIKQGIDVRDFQKVGEIAEANCLKMHATTLGAQPPFTYWHDTTLVVMQKIWEMRSRSIPVYFTIDAGPNVKVLYLPEHETHVQQTLRNIPGVTDVRLSKPGRGITYI; encoded by the coding sequence ATGAGAGCAACTGCTAAGGCGCATACAAATATTGCCCTTATTAAATATTGGGGGAAGCGAAATGAAGCGATTATTTTACCTACTAATAATAGCTTGTCGCTGACATTAGATGGTTATTATACAACGACGACGGTGGAATTTGATAATTCCCTTTCAAAAGATCAATTCATGTTAGACGAGCAAACGGTATTTGGAGAGCAGTACGATCGTGTAACCTCTTTTCTTGACATTATTCGACAAATGGCAGGTAAACAAGTGTATGCGCAAGTAACATCCATCAATGAAGTGCCGACTGCCGCTGGCTTTGCCTCATCTGCCTCTGGTTTTGCGGCATTAGCAGCAGCTGGTTCCAAAGCAATTGGGTTACATTTATCAGATCAAGAGCTTTCTAGATTAACCCGACGAGGTTCTGGTTCAGCTTGCCGTTCGATTTATGGTGGGTTTGCTGAGTGGGAAATGGGGATGCGTGAGGATGGAACAGATTCTTACGCTGTTCCGATTGCTCCAGCAGATTATTGGGATATTCGCGTGGCGGCCGTTGTACTATCTGCAACGAAAAAAAGTGTGTCGAGCCGTGAGGGGATGCGTCGGACTGTAGAAACATCAGCCTTTTTTCAAGGTTGGCTGGATAGTGTTGCACATGATTTGGCGGAGATCAAACAAGGAATCGATGTGCGTGATTTTCAAAAGGTTGGAGAAATCGCAGAAGCAAATTGTTTGAAGATGCATGCGACTACTTTAGGAGCGCAACCTCCGTTTACATATTGGCATGACACAACTTTAGTCGTTATGCAAAAAATTTGGGAAATGCGCTCACGAAGTATACCCGTTTATTTTACAATTGACGCTGGCCCTAATGTAAAGGTATTGTATTTACCTGAGCATGAAACGCATGTCCAACAGACATTACGAAATATACCTGGAGTAACAGATGTTCGTTTGAGTAAACCTGGTCGAGGAATAACGTATATATAG
- the sigW gene encoding RNA polymerase sigma factor SigW — translation MDEMIRDRIKQVKKGDQSAFEDVVSFFQNKIYQHCFRMLGNAHEAEDIAQEAFIRAYVNIHSFDEQRKFSTWLYRIATNLTIDRIRKRKPDHYLDAEVKGTEGLNMYSQIADNGRLPEEEVEGIELQRYIQYEISQLPPKYRSIIMLRYIEEFSLQEISEILDIPLGTVKTRIHRGREALRKKLRHV, via the coding sequence ATGGATGAAATGATAAGAGACAGAATTAAACAAGTGAAAAAAGGAGATCAGTCCGCTTTTGAAGATGTGGTCTCATTCTTTCAAAATAAGATCTACCAGCACTGCTTTCGCATGCTTGGTAATGCACACGAGGCGGAAGATATAGCGCAGGAGGCTTTTATTCGTGCATATGTCAATATCCATTCTTTTGATGAGCAAAGGAAATTTTCGACGTGGTTATATCGAATTGCTACGAATTTAACGATTGATCGTATTCGTAAGCGAAAACCGGATCATTATCTTGATGCTGAGGTAAAAGGGACGGAAGGGTTGAATATGTACTCGCAGATAGCCGATAATGGAAGGCTGCCAGAAGAAGAAGTCGAGGGAATTGAACTGCAACGCTATATTCAGTACGAAATTTCACAGCTTCCTCCAAAATATCGCAGTATCATTATGCTGCGGTATATTGAAGAATTCTCCCTCCAGGAAATTAGTGAAATCCTGGATATTCCACTAGGGACCGTAAAAACCCGTATTCACCGTGGAAGGGAAGCCTTAAGGAAAAAGCTTCGTCACGTGTAA